The window CATGACGATCAGGAAGCGCGGCCAGCTCGGGCGCGGGCGGCCCTATCCATTGTTCATCGGTGCGAGGCCTTCGCGTCCGGCTCGAGCCGGCGTTCCGCCGCGGCGACGGCCTCGAAGATTGCGCCGGCATTGGGTGCCTTCATGATGGCGAGCACCGCGTCCTTGTCCGCGAACATCTGCGAGAGCTTGTACAGCCATGGCAGGTACAGCTCTTCGAACTTCAGGCCCAGGACGAAGAAGAGATGGGTGAGTCCGCCGTCGAGCGCGTCGAAATCAATTCCATCACGCGATCGGCCGAGAATCATGAACGGCCGCACGACCTGCTGCGGGTTGCGCCGGAGCGTGTGAAGAAAGGCGATGCCGTTGCCCATGGCGCTCGGCATGACGTTCTCACGTTGGATGAGCGCGCCCACGAACCACGTCTTGTCACCGATGAGACCCAATCGGGCCGCCAACTCGGCCAGCTCTTCGACAACGGTATTCTTGGTTTCCGCTTCGAGCTCGGGAATGATGTGATCTGGCTGAAAGCAGCTCGCGAGCTCGAGCATTCGCCTCGGCGACCCGTTCAGCTTCGGCGGATCCAGGTACCGGGGCATGACCCCAAGCATCTGGTCATCCAACCAGATGTCGATCATCGCCTTCCGGAACCGCCATTGATTTCCGACTTTTACGCCGGGAAGTACTCCATCGGAGACCAGCTTGAGCACCGTGCGATCGTTGACGCTCAGGTACCCGGCGAGCTGCTTGATCGTCATCAGACGATCCTCCATCCCCTTAAGCCCTCGCCGGAAAGACTTGAACGATTGACATCCAGCGTATTTCACCGTTAGAATGCATCGGATGTCAAGAAACATTGTTATTTTACGTCGAATTACATCAAAATAC of the Thermoanaerobaculia bacterium genome contains:
- a CDS encoding PTS sugar transporter subunit IIA, yielding MTIKQLAGYLSVNDRTVLKLVSDGVLPGVKVGNQWRFRKAMIDIWLDDQMLGVMPRYLDPPKLNGSPRRMLELASCFQPDHIIPELEAETKNTVVEELAELAARLGLIGDKTWFVGALIQRENVMPSAMGNGIAFLHTLRRNPQQVVRPFMILGRSRDGIDFDALDGGLTHLFFVLGLKFEELYLPWLYKLSQMFADKDAVLAIMKAPNAGAIFEAVAAAERRLEPDAKASHR